A single region of the Candidatus Thermoplasmatota archaeon genome encodes:
- a CDS encoding KEOPS complex subunit Pcc1, whose amino-acid sequence MPEHTLVVTLDFASEAHARAVQASLAPEVTEPIQRSWTAVTLQGRRVSIDIRAEDISSLRASLNSNLRLADEAARIAQRARPA is encoded by the coding sequence TTGCCCGAGCACACGCTTGTCGTCACGCTCGATTTTGCGTCGGAGGCGCACGCGCGCGCGGTCCAGGCGAGCCTTGCGCCCGAGGTCACCGAGCCGATCCAGCGGTCCTGGACGGCCGTGACGCTGCAGGGCCGCCGCGTTTCCATCGACATCCGGGCCGAAGACATCTCCTCGCTGCGCGCCTCGCTCAACAGCAACCTTCGCCTGGCGGACGAGGCCGCCCGCATCGCGCAGCGGGCGCGGCCGGCCTAG
- a CDS encoding PrsW family intramembrane metalloprotease — MAVAGLPDEVLLYAVGAVASPILVAAWLWHRNLVRRERLRDVGLMFLWGALVATSVSVVLEWPFSAGGVGSLVLLAVVVAPLVEEAAKLAGVHLLRRRFTALPDGYVMGAVSGLGFAAAENVVYVLAVYAAAGGEGAVAVLVLRAFTSTFVHAAATATSGFGLVRKRLSGLPLAPYFLTAVALHAAFNGAALWTEFTGDASLTVVVLFAPAVLLWHVARRIHALERLAPVLTRPGEPALPWPPRRPGWVGRACTQCGLAVSVPPGLAWECPRCRSVQPPAPAPPAGVPPTD, encoded by the coding sequence ATGGCCGTCGCCGGACTTCCGGACGAGGTCCTGCTGTACGCCGTCGGCGCCGTCGCCTCGCCGATTCTCGTGGCCGCGTGGCTGTGGCACCGAAACCTCGTTCGTCGGGAGCGCCTGCGCGACGTCGGCCTCATGTTCCTCTGGGGCGCCCTGGTGGCCACGTCCGTCTCGGTGGTGCTCGAGTGGCCGTTTTCCGCCGGCGGCGTGGGCAGCCTGGTCCTTCTTGCCGTCGTCGTGGCGCCCCTCGTCGAGGAAGCCGCCAAGCTTGCCGGCGTGCACCTCCTGCGCCGCCGCTTCACGGCGCTTCCCGACGGCTACGTGATGGGCGCGGTCTCGGGCCTGGGTTTTGCCGCCGCCGAGAACGTCGTCTACGTCCTCGCCGTGTACGCAGCCGCAGGCGGCGAGGGCGCCGTGGCGGTCCTTGTCCTGCGCGCGTTCACGAGCACCTTCGTCCACGCGGCGGCGACGGCGACAAGCGGCTTCGGCCTCGTCCGCAAGCGCCTGTCGGGGCTTCCGCTTGCTCCGTATTTCCTCACCGCAGTCGCGCTCCACGCGGCGTTCAACGGCGCCGCGTTGTGGACTGAATTCACTGGAGACGCGTCCTTGACCGTCGTCGTCCTGTTCGCGCCGGCCGTCCTGCTTTGGCACGTGGCCCGGCGCATCCACGCCCTCGAACGGCTCGCGCCGGTCCTCACGAGGCCCGGCGAGCCCGCGCTCCCGTGGCCGCCGCGGCGGCCCGGCTGGGTCGGCCGCGCGTGCACGCAGTGCGGCCTTGCCGTGTCCGTGCCGCCGGGCCTTGCATGGGAATGTCCCCGCTGCCGATCCGTGCAGCCGCCGGCGCCTGCGCCGCCGGCCGGCGTCCCGCCGACCGACTAG
- a CDS encoding DNA-directed RNA polymerase subunit P — protein sequence MPMYRCGKCKRSIEFDANNIGMRCPYCGSKVFYKERPTVPKKIKAR from the coding sequence ATCCCGATGTACCGCTGCGGCAAGTGCAAGCGCTCGATCGAATTCGACGCCAACAACATCGGCATGCGCTGTCCGTACTGCGGCTCCAAGGTGTTCTACAAGGAGCGCCCCACCGTACCCAAGAAGATCAAGGCGCGATAG